In the Streptomyces sp. f51 genome, one interval contains:
- the pstS gene encoding phosphate ABC transporter substrate-binding protein PstS, producing MKLQRMNRRALTLGALAVSGALALTACGSDDTGNTSGGGSSASASNNSAIKCDNAKGQLQASGSSAQKNAIDAWTKAFTAACKDVQINYNPTGSGAGVTAFTQGQTAFAGSDSPLKPEEATAAKKVCGGNAAVDLPMVGGPIAIGYNVPGVDNLVLDSATLAKIFDGKITTWNDKAIQALNPKAKLPSTKIQAFHRSDESGTTDNFTKYLIATAPSDWKYSGGKAWQAKGGQSAQGSAGLAQQVNQTPGAISYFELSYATGSIKAAALKTAAATPAAATVENATKAISTAKVVGTGNDLALQLNYKPTADGAYPLTLVTYEILCEKGNKADTLAATKAFLTYTASEDGQKQLTAAQYAPIPAEIITKVRSVVSNLS from the coding sequence GTGAAGCTTCAGCGCATGAACCGGCGGGCCCTCACCCTCGGTGCTCTCGCCGTCTCCGGCGCCCTGGCCCTCACGGCGTGCGGCTCTGACGACACCGGCAACACCAGCGGTGGCGGCAGCTCGGCCTCGGCCAGCAACAACAGCGCCATCAAGTGTGACAACGCCAAGGGTCAGCTTCAGGCCTCCGGCTCCTCCGCGCAGAAGAACGCGATCGACGCCTGGACGAAGGCCTTCACGGCCGCCTGCAAGGACGTCCAGATCAACTACAACCCGACCGGTTCGGGCGCCGGCGTCACCGCCTTCACCCAGGGCCAGACCGCGTTCGCCGGTTCGGACTCGCCGCTCAAGCCCGAAGAGGCCACGGCCGCGAAGAAGGTCTGCGGCGGCAACGCCGCGGTCGACCTGCCCATGGTCGGCGGCCCCATCGCGATCGGCTACAACGTCCCGGGTGTCGACAACCTGGTCCTGGACTCCGCCACGCTCGCCAAGATCTTCGACGGCAAGATCACGACGTGGAACGACAAGGCCATCCAGGCCCTGAACCCCAAGGCGAAGCTCCCCTCCACCAAGATCCAGGCGTTCCACCGCTCGGACGAGTCCGGCACCACGGACAACTTCACCAAGTACCTCATCGCCACCGCCCCGTCGGACTGGAAGTACTCCGGCGGCAAGGCCTGGCAGGCGAAGGGCGGCCAGTCCGCCCAGGGTTCCGCCGGTCTCGCCCAGCAGGTGAACCAGACGCCCGGCGCGATCTCGTACTTCGAGCTCTCCTACGCCACGGGCAGCATCAAGGCCGCGGCCCTCAAGACCGCCGCCGCCACCCCGGCCGCCGCCACCGTCGAGAACGCCACCAAGGCCATCTCGACCGCCAAGGTCGTCGGCACCGGCAACGACCTCGCGCTCCAGCTGAACTACAAGCCGACCGCCGACGGCGCCTACCCGCTGACGCTGGTCACCTACGAGATCCTCTGCGAGAAGGGCAACAAGGCCGACACGCTGGCCGCGACGAAGGCCTTCCTCACCTACACCGCGAGCGAGGACGGCCAGAAGCAGCTGACCGCCGCCCAGTACGCGCCGATCCCCGCCGAGATCATCACCAAGGTCCGCTCCGTCGTCTCGAACCTGAGCTGA
- a CDS encoding inorganic phosphate transporter — MDTFALIVTIGVALGFTYTNGFHDSANAIATSVSTRALTPRAALAMAAVMNLAGAFLGSGVAKTVSEGLIQTPEGSKGMGILFAALIGAITWNLVTWYFGLPSSSSHALFGGMVGAALAGGTAVYWSGLVDKVIIPMFLSPVVGLLVGYLVMAVIMWLFRRSNPHKTKRGFRIAQTVSAAGMALGHGLQDAQKTMGVVVMALVIAGEQSANDPIPVWVKIVCAAMLSLGTYAGGWRIMRTLGRKIIELDPPQGFAAETTGASIMFATAYLFKAPISTTHVITSAIMGVGATKRVNAVRWGVAKNIVLGWFITMPAAALVAAAAFWVVNLAFL; from the coding sequence ATGGACACCTTTGCTTTGATCGTGACCATCGGGGTCGCGCTCGGTTTCACGTACACGAACGGCTTCCACGACTCGGCGAACGCCATCGCCACCTCCGTGTCCACGCGCGCCCTGACGCCGCGGGCCGCGCTCGCCATGGCCGCGGTGATGAACCTCGCCGGCGCGTTCCTCGGCAGCGGTGTCGCCAAGACCGTCAGTGAGGGGCTGATCCAGACACCCGAGGGTTCGAAGGGGATGGGCATCCTCTTCGCGGCGCTCATCGGCGCGATCACCTGGAACCTGGTCACCTGGTACTTCGGTCTGCCGTCCTCGTCCTCGCACGCCCTGTTCGGCGGCATGGTCGGCGCGGCCCTGGCCGGCGGCACGGCGGTCTACTGGAGCGGGCTGGTCGACAAGGTCATCATCCCGATGTTCCTGTCGCCGGTCGTCGGTCTGCTCGTCGGCTATCTCGTGATGGCCGTGATCATGTGGCTGTTCCGGCGGTCCAACCCGCACAAGACCAAGCGCGGTTTCCGTATCGCGCAGACGGTGTCCGCGGCCGGCATGGCGCTCGGGCACGGTCTTCAGGACGCCCAGAAGACGATGGGTGTCGTGGTGATGGCGCTGGTCATCGCCGGCGAGCAGAGCGCGAACGACCCGATTCCGGTCTGGGTGAAGATCGTCTGTGCGGCGATGCTGTCGCTGGGTACGTACGCGGGCGGCTGGCGCATCATGCGGACGCTCGGACGGAAGATCATCGAGCTCGATCCGCCGCAGGGTTTCGCCGCGGAGACGACCGGTGCGTCGATCATGTTCGCCACGGCGTACCTGTTCAAGGCGCCGATCTCCACGACCCATGTCATCACCTCGGCGATCATGGGTGTCGGGGCGACGAAGCGCGTGAACGCCGTGCGCTGGGGTGTCGCCAAGAACATCGTCCTCGGCTGGTTCATCACCATGCCGGCCGCGGCTCTCGTGGCCGCCGCCGCCTTCTGGGTCGTGAACCTCGCGTTCCTCTAG
- the pstB gene encoding phosphate ABC transporter ATP-binding protein PstB, which translates to MAKRIDVSGLTAYYGAHKAIEDISMTVEPRSVTAFIGPSGCGKSTFLRTLNRMHEVTPGGRVEGKVLLDDEDLYGNGIDPVAVRRTIGMVFQRPNPFPTMSIFDNVAAGLKLNGSYKKSELGDIVERSLKGANLWNEVKDRLNKPGSGLSGGQQQRLCIARAIAVEPQVLLMDEPCSALDPISTLAIEDLIGELKERFTIVIVTHNMQQAARVSDRTAFFNLSAVGQPGRLIEIDDTERIFSNPSVQATEDYISGRFG; encoded by the coding sequence ATGGCCAAGCGAATCGACGTAAGCGGTCTGACCGCCTACTACGGCGCCCACAAGGCGATCGAAGACATCTCCATGACGGTCGAGCCCCGCTCGGTGACGGCCTTCATCGGCCCCTCCGGCTGCGGCAAGTCGACCTTCCTGCGCACCCTGAACCGCATGCACGAGGTCACCCCCGGTGGCCGCGTCGAGGGCAAGGTGCTCCTCGACGACGAGGACCTGTACGGCAACGGCATAGACCCCGTCGCCGTGCGCCGCACCATCGGCATGGTCTTCCAGCGCCCCAACCCCTTCCCCACCATGTCGATCTTCGACAACGTGGCGGCGGGCCTGAAGCTCAACGGCAGCTACAAGAAGTCCGAGCTCGGCGACATCGTGGAGCGGTCCCTCAAGGGCGCGAACCTCTGGAACGAGGTCAAGGACCGGCTGAACAAGCCCGGTTCCGGCCTGTCCGGCGGTCAGCAGCAGCGTCTGTGCATCGCGCGGGCGATCGCGGTCGAGCCGCAGGTCCTCCTCATGGACGAGCCCTGCTCGGCCCTCGACCCGATCTCCACCCTCGCCATCGAGGACCTGATCGGTGAGCTGAAGGAGCGTTTCACGATCGTCATCGTGACGCACAACATGCAGCAGGCCGCCCGTGTCTCCGACCGCACGGCGTTCTTCAACCTGTCCGCGGTGGGCCAGCCCGGCCGCCTCATCGAGATCGACGACACGGAGCGCATCTTCTCCAACCCGTCGGTCCAGGCCACGGAGGACTACATCTCCGGCCGCTTCGGCTGA
- the pstA gene encoding phosphate ABC transporter permease PstA, with protein MSNAPVTRKHASSLRGGSLPKWSPWAIAAGSIALGLGISFAAGLESKVQWGLIAAIVFVLGTYVFAARVEGRRQAKDRVATSLVWVCFIVAVVPLVSLIWETLKRGVKVFDVFFLSHSMGVVADTETGGGIYHAIIGTLEQVGIASLIAVPIGVLTAIYLVEYGRGKLAKAVTFFVDVMTGVPSIVAGLFVLSFWILILGMGYSGFAGAMALSILMMPVVVRSTEEMLKLVPNELREASLALGIPKWRTILKVVLPTSIGGITTGVMLAVARITGETAPVLLLVWGTNFINNNPFDGPQASLPLYIYRQYAAGTPASTDRAWAAALALILFVMILNMGARAIARWKAPKTGR; from the coding sequence ATGAGCAACGCACCCGTCACCCGCAAGCACGCCAGCAGCCTGCGCGGCGGCAGCCTTCCCAAGTGGTCCCCCTGGGCCATCGCGGCGGGTTCCATCGCGCTCGGCCTGGGGATCTCCTTCGCCGCCGGCCTGGAGAGCAAGGTCCAGTGGGGCCTGATCGCCGCGATCGTCTTCGTCCTCGGTACGTACGTCTTCGCCGCGCGCGTCGAGGGCCGCCGCCAGGCCAAGGACCGCGTCGCCACCAGCCTGGTCTGGGTCTGCTTCATCGTCGCCGTGGTGCCGCTGGTCTCCCTCATCTGGGAGACCCTCAAGCGCGGCGTCAAGGTCTTCGACGTCTTCTTCCTGAGCCACTCCATGGGCGTGGTCGCCGACACCGAGACCGGTGGCGGCATCTACCACGCGATCATCGGCACGCTGGAGCAGGTGGGCATCGCCTCGCTCATCGCCGTACCGATCGGCGTGCTCACCGCGATCTACCTCGTCGAGTACGGCCGCGGCAAGCTCGCCAAGGCGGTCACCTTCTTCGTCGACGTCATGACGGGTGTCCCGTCGATCGTCGCCGGTCTGTTCGTTCTCAGCTTCTGGATCCTGATCCTGGGCATGGGCTACTCCGGCTTCGCCGGCGCGATGGCCCTGTCGATCCTGATGATGCCCGTGGTGGTCCGCTCCACCGAGGAGATGCTCAAGCTCGTCCCGAACGAGCTGCGCGAGGCCTCCCTGGCCCTCGGCATCCCGAAGTGGCGCACCATCCTCAAGGTGGTCCTGCCGACGTCCATCGGCGGTATCACCACGGGTGTGATGCTCGCGGTCGCGCGTATCACCGGTGAGACCGCTCCCGTGCTGCTGTTGGTGTGGGGTACGAACTTCATCAACAACAACCCGTTCGACGGCCCGCAGGCCTCGCTGCCGCTGTACATCTACCGGCAGTACGCCGCGGGAACCCCGGCGTCCACCGACAGGGCCTGGGCAGCGGCACTCGCCCTCATCCTGTTCGTCATGATCCTCAACATGGGAGCCCGCGCCATCGCGCGCTGGAAGGCACCCAAGACGGGCCGCTGA
- the pstC gene encoding phosphate ABC transporter permease subunit PstC produces MDISTQSTEAPPPTPRSSATRKRAARGATRPGDRVFLALSRGSGILLLVIMAAIAVFLTYRASLALSKNHGNFLTTFEWNTGFTPPVFGIAVLAFGTVVSAIIAMALAVPVAVGIALFITHYAPRKLGGPIAYVIDLLAAVPSIVYGLWGAIVLVPHMNGLFGWLNTYLGWTGIFSWQQGAPRSMLTVGILLAIMILPIITNVSREVFRQAPQMHQEAALALGATRWEVIRMSVLPFGRSGVISASMLGLGRALGETMAVATVLSPTFDIQASLLDPGGGTFAQNIAAKFNEATVFGQDALIASGLVLFVITLLVNGAARFIINRRKEYSGANA; encoded by the coding sequence ATGGACATATCTACTCAAAGCACTGAAGCGCCTCCCCCCACCCCACGATCGTCGGCCACGCGCAAGCGGGCCGCCCGCGGTGCCACCCGCCCCGGAGACCGCGTCTTCCTCGCGCTCTCCCGCGGTTCCGGCATCCTCCTGCTGGTGATCATGGCCGCCATCGCGGTCTTCCTCACCTACCGCGCCTCGCTCGCGCTCAGCAAGAACCACGGCAACTTCCTCACCACCTTCGAGTGGAACACCGGCTTCACGCCGCCGGTCTTCGGCATCGCGGTGCTGGCCTTCGGCACGGTGGTCTCCGCGATCATCGCCATGGCCCTCGCGGTCCCGGTCGCCGTCGGCATCGCGCTGTTCATCACGCACTACGCGCCGCGCAAGCTCGGCGGACCCATCGCGTACGTGATCGACCTGCTCGCCGCCGTCCCCTCCATCGTGTACGGCCTCTGGGGCGCCATCGTCCTCGTACCGCACATGAACGGGCTGTTCGGCTGGCTCAACACCTACCTCGGCTGGACCGGCATCTTCAGCTGGCAGCAGGGAGCACCCCGCTCCATGCTCACCGTCGGCATCCTGCTCGCGATCATGATCCTTCCGATCATCACCAACGTGAGCCGCGAGGTCTTCCGCCAGGCACCCCAGATGCACCAGGAAGCCGCACTGGCCCTCGGCGCCACGCGCTGGGAGGTCATCCGCATGTCGGTGCTGCCCTTCGGCCGTTCCGGCGTGATCTCCGCCTCGATGCTCGGCCTCGGCCGCGCGCTCGGCGAGACGATGGCCGTCGCCACCGTGCTCTCCCCGACCTTCGACATCCAGGCCAGCCTGCTCGATCCCGGCGGCGGCACCTTCGCCCAGAACATCGCGGCCAAGTTCAACGAGGCCACCGTGTTCGGCCAGGACGCCCTGATCGCCTCGGGTCTCGTCCTGTTCGTGATCACCCTGCTGGTGAACGGCGCGGCGCGCTTCATCATCAACCGCCGCAAGGAGTACTCGGGGGCCAACGCATGA